TTTTTAAGTCGTCCTCTTTTTGGCAGAATCTCATCCAATACATCTTTTTCTGCTACCTGATTATCCTGAAAAACAGAATCTTTTTTCACTCCGGAAATAGAATCTGTATGATTCACAGCTACCTGTTCCTGATGATCACTGTTTTCTTCAATGAATCCGGACTTCTGTTTTAAAATTTCATCTTTTACCAGTTTTTCTCTCTCCTGAACATCTGTATTATACTGATTCAGGAAAAATCCAGTCCCGAAAATCAGCATTACACTGGCGGCCATCCAGAACCATTTAGGAAAGGAGGGCTTTTTCTTTTCTTCCAACGGAATAACAGGCGCAGTATTCTGTTCAGGTTCCGCACCTTCTGCAGTCTGAAGAAAGTCTTCAAAACTCCAGTCCATTTTTTCTTCCTTAATATCCCGGAAGACTTCGTTGTATTTATCTTGTAATTGATCTTTTTTCATAGCTCATCAGTTGTGAGATTTGTTCTTTTACTTTTTGTCTCGCACGCATCAGGTTTACCCTTACTGCATTTTCCTCCATTTCCAGCATTTCAGAAATTTCGGAAACATCATATTCTTCTACATCTTTCAAGTGGATGACCAACTTTTGTTTTTCGGGGAGCTGATTGATAAATCCTACAATATGTTCCTTAAGGTTATCAACTTCCATACTGTAGAGCTCCGATCGATGAAGCTGCATATCCGCAAAACCGATCTTTACATCATGATGCTTCAGGCGGTTCAGGCATTCATTCCGGACAGATTTCAGCGCATAGGATTTAAAATTCCCGAATTGCTCAAGCTCATCCCTCTTCTGCCAAAACTTCATCATGAGATCCTGTACTACATCTTCTGCTTCATCACTGCTCATGACAAACCGCTTCGCAAAACGATACATCTCGTCTTTGAGAATAAACACCGTATTCTTGAAAGTTTCTTGGGTCATGAGTTTTGTTTCTTATAGGTAAGACAATTGCCATTACATATCTATTACATCAAAAATAAAAAAACTTCAAAAAAGATTGAAGTTTTTTATTATCATCGAATTAATACGTATCAAAAATATGTTTCAGAATCGCTTTATCCTCCTCTGTTAAAGGAACTTTTCTTCTTGCCATGGCTCTCTCTGCCACTTCATATACTTTATCCAGCCTAAATCTTTCATCATCTTTCAATCCGCCCCATGAAAAATTTTCCACAAGATTGGGTGGAAAACCCGGTTTGAATATATTGGAAGCCACCCCAATCACTGTTCCTGTATTTAATTGGGTATTGATTGCGGTTTTGGAATGATCTCCCATAATCAGCCCTGCAAACTGCAAGCCTGTATCTTCAAATGCTTTTGTTCGGTAGTTCCAGAGTTTTACGTGGCTGTAATTATTTTTCAGATTGGAAGAATTGGTATCAGCACCAAAGTTGCACCACTCTCCTATGACGGAATTTCCGATGAAACCTTCATGTCCTTTACTCGTATATCCAAAGATGATAATGTTGTTCACTTCTCCTCCTACTTTACAATGAGGACCGATAGTGGTAGCCCCATAAATTTTAGCACCCAGATTGAACTTAGAATCTTCTCCTAACGTAATAGGCCCGCGCAGGTGGCAGCCTTCCATTACTTCTGCATTTTTCCCGATATAAATTTTTCCGGTTTTTGTATTCAGGGTTGAGAATTCTATTTCCGCAC
This region of Chryseobacterium culicis genomic DNA includes:
- a CDS encoding RNA polymerase sigma factor encodes the protein MTQETFKNTVFILKDEMYRFAKRFVMSSDEAEDVVQDLMMKFWQKRDELEQFGNFKSYALKSVRNECLNRLKHHDVKIGFADMQLHRSELYSMEVDNLKEHIVGFINQLPEKQKLVIHLKDVEEYDVSEISEMLEMEENAVRVNLMRARQKVKEQISQLMSYEKRSITR
- a CDS encoding GlmU family protein, which translates into the protein MQLVFSDAQYWEDFLPLTFTRPVATMRCGILTFSERWQKILENTEVSYFTEMYLQDKFKSPEEKESLFLVPNFLPTETVIQQIKDLKQGEALVYEDELIAAKINMKGFSLNQIEKMTDIKEDLIFFKRPKDLFTYNHHAIDFDFDLLTKGRTSQELSSTNGFLGDKKDLFIEEGAEIEFSTLNTKTGKIYIGKNAEVMEGCHLRGPITLGEDSKFNLGAKIYGATTIGPHCKVGGEVNNIIIFGYTSKGHEGFIGNSVIGEWCNFGADTNSSNLKNNYSHVKLWNYRTKAFEDTGLQFAGLIMGDHSKTAINTQLNTGTVIGVASNIFKPGFPPNLVENFSWGGLKDDERFRLDKVYEVAERAMARRKVPLTEEDKAILKHIFDTY